A genomic window from Micromonospora sp. WMMA1947 includes:
- a CDS encoding acyl-CoA dehydrogenase family protein: MNVDRILPTDEAHDLLDLATELADRELAPAAAGFEARAEFPREVLRTLGRAGLLGLPYAEEHGGAAQPYEVYLQVLEILASRWLAVAEAVSVHTLSCYPVAQFGTDEQRKLLPDMIGGELLGAYCLSEPQGGSDAAALTTRAVRDGDAYVVTGTKAWITHARVADFYNIFCRTGGPGPKGISCLLADRATPGINPQAAERTMGLHASPIAQIAFDDARVPAERLIGGEGAGFTIAMSALDSGRLGIAACAVGLAQGALDYAVRYARERRQFGRAIVDFQGLGFNLADAATQISAARALTLAAARLRDAGRPYSIEAAKAKLFATDMAMRVTTDAVQVLGGAGYVADHPVERYMREAKVLQIVEGTNQIQRLVISRALAKG; this comes from the coding sequence ATGAACGTCGACCGGATCCTCCCCACCGACGAGGCCCACGACCTGCTGGACCTCGCCACCGAACTCGCCGACCGGGAGCTGGCCCCGGCCGCCGCCGGTTTCGAGGCCCGCGCCGAGTTCCCCCGGGAGGTGCTGCGCACCCTGGGCCGCGCCGGGCTGCTCGGCCTGCCGTACGCCGAGGAACACGGCGGCGCCGCCCAGCCGTACGAGGTGTACCTGCAGGTGCTGGAGATCCTCGCCAGCCGGTGGCTGGCCGTGGCCGAGGCGGTCAGCGTGCACACGCTGTCCTGCTACCCGGTGGCCCAGTTCGGCACCGACGAGCAGCGCAAACTCCTGCCCGACATGATCGGCGGGGAACTGCTCGGGGCGTACTGCCTCTCCGAGCCGCAGGGTGGTTCGGACGCGGCGGCCCTGACCACACGGGCGGTGCGCGACGGCGACGCGTACGTGGTCACCGGCACCAAGGCGTGGATCACGCACGCCCGGGTCGCCGACTTCTACAACATCTTCTGCCGCACCGGCGGCCCCGGCCCGAAGGGCATCTCCTGCCTGCTCGCCGACCGGGCCACGCCGGGCATCAACCCGCAGGCCGCCGAGCGCACCATGGGCCTGCACGCCTCGCCGATCGCGCAGATCGCCTTCGACGACGCCCGGGTGCCGGCGGAGCGGCTGATCGGCGGCGAGGGCGCCGGGTTCACCATCGCCATGTCCGCGCTCGACTCGGGCCGGCTGGGCATCGCCGCCTGCGCGGTGGGCCTGGCCCAGGGCGCGCTCGACTACGCCGTCCGCTACGCCCGGGAGCGCCGCCAGTTCGGCCGCGCGATCGTCGACTTCCAGGGGCTCGGGTTCAACCTCGCCGACGCCGCCACCCAGATCTCCGCCGCCCGGGCGCTCACGCTCGCGGCCGCGCGGCTGCGCGACGCCGGCCGCCCGTACTCGATCGAGGCGGCGAAGGCGAAGCTGTTCGCCACGGACATGGCGATGCGGGTGACCACCGACGCGGTGCAGGTGCTCGGCGGCGCCGGGTACGTCGCCGACCACCCGGTCGAGCGGTACATGCGCGAGGCCAAGGTGCTGCAGATCGTGGAGGGCACCAACCAGATCCAGCGGCTGGTCATCTCGCGCGCGCTGGCCAAGGGCTAG